The following proteins are encoded in a genomic region of Chryseobacterium cucumeris:
- a CDS encoding nucleoside deaminase: protein MFTDEYYMKMALQEAEAALEKDEVPIGCVVVSNNRIIARAHNLTETLNDVTAHAEMQAITSAANFLGGKYLKDCTLYVTMEPCVMCSGALSWSQISKVVIGARDEQRGFINKHLSLHPKTEVITGIMETECSSIVKEFFKSKR from the coding sequence ATGTTTACCGACGAATATTATATGAAAATGGCGCTGCAGGAGGCAGAGGCCGCTTTAGAAAAAGATGAGGTCCCTATCGGATGTGTAGTGGTTTCCAACAACCGGATTATTGCAAGGGCCCATAATCTTACTGAAACACTGAACGATGTGACTGCCCATGCAGAAATGCAGGCCATCACCTCTGCTGCCAACTTTCTGGGAGGGAAATACCTGAAAGACTGTACGCTTTACGTAACGATGGAACCGTGTGTGATGTGCTCAGGAGCGCTTTCCTGGTCTCAGATTTCCAAGGTTGTTATTGGAGCGCGTGATGAGCAGAGAGGTTTTATCAACAAACATCTTTCTCTCCACCCTAAAACAGAAGTTATTACGGGAATCATGGAGACGGAATGCTCTTCTATTGTTAAAGAATTTTTTAAAAGTAAAAGATAA
- a CDS encoding GNAT family N-acetyltransferase, which produces MEKFPVLQTERLILSQLEEKDIPFIVELLQHRIFSDLTSNIPYPYVENDARSWVKMSKEAFENNTGYTFAIRNKEDQIIGAIGLHDRDDDKAELGYWIGIPYWNKGYVTEAAKAIIDFGFNELKLNKIFATHFPHNPASGRIMEKVGMEQEAVLIKEVKKDGEYFDLVRYCILKD; this is translated from the coding sequence ATGGAAAAATTTCCCGTACTACAAACCGAAAGACTGATCCTTTCACAGCTGGAAGAAAAGGATATTCCTTTTATCGTTGAACTTCTTCAGCATAGGATTTTTTCTGATCTTACTTCCAATATTCCTTATCCATACGTGGAAAATGATGCCAGATCCTGGGTGAAAATGTCAAAAGAAGCTTTTGAAAATAATACAGGGTATACGTTTGCTATCCGGAATAAAGAGGATCAGATCATAGGAGCTATCGGGCTGCATGACAGAGATGATGACAAAGCTGAACTTGGCTACTGGATAGGAATTCCTTACTGGAACAAAGGGTATGTAACCGAGGCTGCAAAAGCAATAATAGATTTTGGCTTTAATGAATTGAAGCTGAATAAAATTTTTGCTACTCATTTTCCTCACAATCCTGCTTCCGGAAGAATTATGGAGAAAGTAGGAATGGAGCAGGAGGCTGTTCTGATAAAAGAAGTGAAAAAGGACGGAGAATATTTTGATCTGGTGAGATATTGTATCTTAAAAGACTAA
- a CDS encoding type III pantothenate kinase, whose protein sequence is MNSIVINVGNSNIRFGLFNGDNCDISWVINTKPYRTADELYVQMLMLYQTYKIDPKEIDKVIIGSVVPQLTKVMSSGIKKIHGTNPVIVDRNTPSGVQAKSKQMGTDIYANLVAAHNLYPNRKKIVIDFGTALTASCVAETGETLGVIIAPGIVTSLNSLINQTAQLPDIELKKPKSVLGLDTVTCMQSGMVYGFLGMVEGFVSRINEEVNDDCFVVATGGVSHVYKPLTDKIHVMDRLHTLKGLYFLGKDL, encoded by the coding sequence ATGAATTCAATCGTAATAAACGTAGGAAACAGCAATATCAGATTTGGTCTTTTCAATGGCGATAATTGTGATATTTCGTGGGTCATCAATACAAAACCTTACAGAACAGCAGATGAACTTTATGTACAGATGCTGATGCTCTATCAAACCTATAAAATTGATCCGAAAGAGATTGATAAGGTAATTATCGGATCCGTAGTACCTCAGCTTACCAAAGTAATGAGCTCAGGGATCAAAAAAATTCATGGAACAAATCCTGTGATTGTTGACAGAAATACTCCTTCCGGAGTACAAGCAAAATCTAAGCAGATGGGAACAGATATCTATGCCAACCTTGTAGCTGCACACAATCTGTACCCGAACAGAAAGAAAATTGTCATAGATTTCGGAACAGCCCTTACAGCAAGCTGTGTAGCTGAAACAGGAGAAACTTTAGGGGTAATTATTGCACCGGGAATTGTTACGTCTCTGAATTCGCTGATCAACCAGACTGCACAGCTCCCGGATATCGAACTGAAGAAACCCAAATCTGTTTTGGGACTGGATACGGTAACCTGTATGCAGAGTGGTATGGTATATGGCTTTCTTGGAATGGTAGAAGGCTTTGTCAGCCGTATCAACGAAGAAGTGAATGACGATTGTTTTGTAGTAGCAACGGGAGGTGTTTCCCATGTTTACAAACCCCTTACGGATAAGATCCATGTGATGGACAGGCTTCATACGTTGAAAGGTCTGTATTTCCTCGGAAAAGATTTATAA
- a CDS encoding M1 family metallopeptidase, which produces MRKSAAIIFAFIISQFQAQQGAYYQQAAKYKMDIDVNAEKFTYQGKQTLEYTNNSPDELNVVYFHLYWNAFKPNSMMDQRVASQGKNGDGRLQKDGISRLASIPKDQEGAQNIHWIKQNGKDLKFEVQETIMKVYLAEPIKPNSTTTFTMDWDAVIPMQIRRSGRNNREGVDMTMTQWYPKIAEYDYDGWATFDYLGREFHAPFSDFDVTIKINKDYVVGAGGILENPTEVKGYDANAKIKTEKDKKVVWKWTAKNILDFAWSADRDYSVESFNVPEGPKVYLVYQKNDKTKAWGESQPYITKYFQIMNAHFGKYVYPTYAFIQGGDGGMEYGMCTMILGEAKSVKDLMGLMAHEGAHSWYQQMLATNESVRPWMDEGFTSYAEGYTMYQLFPEDLPNPFVERLDAYRNFVKKGIEEPAVWLGDHHDNGTSYTYASYVKGELYLVQLGYIMGEQNLAETLKQYYDLWSMKHPSDRDFLHIAQKVSGMDLKWFHNYWINTTKTIDYGIKDVKYDAKSTTITLVNNGQVPMPIDFGVMTTDKKVVTYQIPMNMTHTWKEKDIYGEFKTMPYWPWTQKEYTLTIPYTKSQLSVLGIDFSQRIADVNMENNFVEVK; this is translated from the coding sequence ATGAGAAAATCGGCTGCAATCATTTTTGCGTTTATCATTTCACAATTTCAGGCTCAGCAAGGAGCTTATTATCAGCAGGCTGCGAAGTACAAGATGGATATTGATGTCAATGCTGAAAAATTTACCTATCAGGGAAAACAAACTTTAGAATACACCAATAATTCACCCGATGAGCTGAATGTGGTTTATTTCCACTTATACTGGAATGCTTTCAAACCTAATTCCATGATGGATCAGAGAGTGGCTTCCCAGGGAAAAAATGGGGACGGGAGACTGCAGAAAGATGGTATTTCAAGACTCGCTTCCATTCCAAAAGATCAGGAAGGAGCTCAGAATATCCACTGGATTAAGCAAAACGGGAAAGACCTTAAGTTTGAAGTTCAGGAAACCATTATGAAAGTGTATCTGGCAGAACCTATCAAACCTAATTCTACGACTACCTTTACAATGGATTGGGATGCTGTGATTCCTATGCAGATCAGAAGAAGCGGAAGAAACAACAGAGAAGGAGTAGACATGACCATGACGCAGTGGTATCCGAAAATTGCTGAATACGATTATGATGGCTGGGCCACTTTCGATTATCTGGGAAGAGAATTTCATGCACCTTTCTCCGATTTTGATGTTACCATTAAAATCAACAAAGATTATGTCGTAGGAGCAGGAGGAATTCTGGAAAATCCAACAGAAGTAAAAGGCTACGATGCCAATGCCAAAATAAAAACAGAAAAAGACAAAAAAGTGGTCTGGAAATGGACCGCAAAAAATATCCTTGATTTCGCATGGAGTGCAGACAGAGATTATTCTGTAGAAAGCTTCAATGTTCCGGAAGGCCCGAAAGTATACCTGGTGTATCAGAAAAATGATAAAACGAAAGCATGGGGTGAATCTCAGCCTTATATCACGAAATATTTCCAGATCATGAATGCTCACTTCGGGAAATATGTATATCCTACCTATGCATTTATCCAGGGAGGAGACGGCGGAATGGAATACGGGATGTGTACTATGATTTTAGGGGAAGCTAAAAGTGTTAAAGATTTGATGGGATTAATGGCTCATGAGGGAGCTCACTCATGGTATCAGCAGATGCTTGCCACTAACGAATCTGTACGTCCGTGGATGGATGAAGGCTTTACAAGCTATGCGGAAGGCTATACCATGTATCAGTTATTCCCTGAAGATCTTCCGAATCCTTTTGTTGAAAGATTGGATGCCTACAGAAACTTCGTTAAAAAAGGAATTGAAGAACCTGCCGTTTGGTTGGGAGATCATCATGATAACGGAACGTCTTACACTTATGCATCCTATGTAAAAGGTGAATTGTATCTGGTGCAGCTTGGATATATTATGGGAGAGCAGAATCTTGCCGAAACCTTAAAGCAATATTATGACCTGTGGAGTATGAAGCATCCTTCAGACAGGGATTTCCTTCACATTGCACAGAAAGTTTCAGGGATGGATCTGAAATGGTTCCATAATTACTGGATCAATACGACAAAAACTATCGATTACGGAATTAAGGATGTAAAGTATGATGCGAAATCTACCACCATTACCCTGGTTAATAATGGCCAGGTTCCGATGCCGATTGATTTTGGTGTGATGACGACCGATAAGAAAGTCGTTACCTATCAGATTCCGATGAATATGACCCATACATGGAAAGAAAAAGATATCTATGGTGAGTTTAAAACAATGCCTTACTGGCCATGGACTCAGAAAGAATATACCCTTACTATTCCTTACACAAAATCTCAATTGTCTGTCCTGGGAATCGATTTCAGCCAGAGAATTGCTGATGTGAATATGGAAAATAATTTTGTTGAAGTAAAATAA
- a CDS encoding DUF1572 domain-containing protein — MSSVSQLAKRFREVLLDGFWIANTNFKDQLSEVTWEQAVTKVDTLNTIAMLTFHIDYYIAGIINVFEGGALEIKDKFSFDLPPIESQQQWEDLLSKLWTDSEKFATLLEQMPDSQLDEVFVDEKYGTYRRNIDGMIEHSYYHLGQITLIKKILKTYENRRSNF, encoded by the coding sequence ATGAGTTCAGTTTCACAACTCGCCAAAAGATTCAGAGAAGTTTTGCTGGATGGTTTCTGGATCGCCAATACCAATTTTAAAGATCAGCTTTCAGAGGTGACCTGGGAACAGGCGGTAACAAAAGTAGATACTTTGAATACCATTGCGATGCTTACTTTTCACATCGATTATTATATTGCAGGTATTATCAATGTCTTTGAAGGAGGAGCTCTTGAGATTAAAGACAAATTCAGTTTTGATCTTCCTCCCATAGAATCTCAGCAACAATGGGAAGACTTGCTGAGTAAACTCTGGACGGATTCTGAAAAGTTTGCCACATTATTGGAACAGATGCCGGATTCCCAACTGGATGAGGTTTTCGTTGATGAAAAATATGGAACTTACCGAAGAAATATCGATGGAATGATTGAACACAGCTATTATCATCTGGGACAGATTACTTTAATCAAAAAAATATTAAAAACATATGAAAATAGGAGAAGCAACTTTTAA
- a CDS encoding DUF6909 family protein has protein sequence MTNSRARETTEAIERLYISMRHLFYRGFFKPGGVSGESIRSLLKTINPEIYGTMNIPSKLELDGLMYVLDRLPEGIEECAFIHLTSDEGFDKGSFEPIVPKKRRRNCYRIDEHQMNIEVLLGRSEIYDILTHLTFLFIEADKIRNLAFIQDENWKPTRAFKIIEEVVKGEKKFSRKEKEVALIHLSSLIGRSFDETLRAYNTFGDDHNPDRLFKIIYNLGKVSLDDAKGSREREIHFSSILKERVGHHYFGEKWANKVKEVLFENNLHMRPLHIISANMHSVKNMLYANNALKKKQHHEVDYKLYEEISNKKELRDKVLKYALEEGMIHIADKSGSNIDVQIIDLSKTDLKNTPFADIKFSSDDVVMVFDYAFGEQAFEVMDELLRPFEHKGEVYMMHVKSVSIMGKAGILTGAKGDIMIPTSHIFEGTADNYPFENALKLEDFKDDELKAFEGPMITVLGTSLQNKDILSYFMNTSWKAIGLEMEGAHYQKAIQVASKIRHHISPDLFVMYAYYASDNPLETGSTLSSGGLGLTGVKPTYLITLRILEKILRSGKKEASAKK, from the coding sequence ATGACAAATTCTAGAGCAAGAGAAACAACAGAGGCTATTGAAAGACTATACATCTCTATGAGACACTTATTTTATAGAGGATTTTTCAAGCCGGGCGGAGTTTCAGGAGAAAGTATCAGAAGTTTGTTAAAGACCATCAATCCGGAAATTTATGGAACCATGAATATTCCGAGCAAATTGGAATTGGACGGTTTGATGTATGTACTGGACAGACTTCCGGAAGGAATTGAAGAATGTGCTTTTATTCATCTTACATCTGATGAAGGGTTTGATAAAGGAAGTTTCGAACCTATTGTTCCCAAGAAAAGAAGAAGAAACTGTTATAGAATAGACGAACACCAGATGAATATTGAGGTTCTTTTGGGCCGTTCTGAAATTTATGACATTCTTACCCACCTTACCTTCCTGTTTATAGAAGCTGATAAAATCCGTAATCTGGCATTCATCCAGGATGAAAACTGGAAACCGACACGTGCCTTCAAAATTATTGAAGAAGTAGTGAAGGGAGAAAAGAAATTCAGCAGAAAAGAAAAAGAAGTGGCACTTATTCATCTTTCTTCTTTAATAGGAAGATCTTTTGATGAAACTTTAAGAGCTTATAATACTTTTGGTGACGATCATAATCCTGACCGTCTGTTCAAAATCATTTACAACTTAGGAAAAGTAAGTCTTGATGATGCAAAAGGTAGCAGAGAAAGAGAAATTCATTTCAGTTCTATATTGAAAGAAAGAGTAGGGCACCATTATTTTGGAGAAAAATGGGCAAACAAAGTGAAGGAAGTTTTATTTGAAAACAATCTTCATATGCGTCCTTTACACATTATTTCAGCCAATATGCACTCGGTGAAAAATATGCTGTATGCCAATAATGCCCTTAAAAAGAAGCAGCACCACGAGGTAGATTATAAACTGTACGAAGAGATCTCCAATAAGAAAGAACTTCGTGATAAAGTTTTAAAATATGCTTTGGAGGAAGGGATGATTCATATTGCTGACAAGAGTGGAAGTAATATTGACGTTCAGATTATAGACCTCAGCAAAACAGATCTGAAAAATACACCATTTGCAGACATCAAGTTCTCAAGTGATGATGTAGTAATGGTTTTTGACTATGCCTTCGGAGAGCAGGCTTTCGAAGTAATGGACGAATTGCTGAGACCTTTTGAACATAAAGGAGAAGTATACATGATGCATGTAAAATCCGTTTCCATCATGGGTAAAGCAGGTATTCTTACCGGAGCGAAAGGTGATATCATGATCCCTACTTCTCATATTTTCGAAGGAACTGCAGATAACTATCCTTTTGAAAATGCCTTAAAACTGGAAGATTTTAAAGATGATGAATTAAAAGCTTTTGAAGGACCAATGATTACGGTGCTGGGAACCTCTCTCCAGAATAAAGATATCCTTTCCTATTTTATGAATACTTCATGGAAAGCTATTGGTCTTGAAATGGAAGGAGCACACTACCAGAAAGCTATTCAGGTAGCATCCAAGATCAGACACCATATTTCACCGGATTTGTTTGTCATGTATGCTTATTATGCATCGGATAATCCGTTGGAAACGGGAAGCACACTGTCTTCAGGAGGCCTGGGTCTTACAGGAGTAAAACCAACGTATCTGATCACTTTAAGAATCCTTGAAAAGATTTTAAGAAGCGGTAAGAAAGAAGCTTCGGCTAAAAAATAA
- a CDS encoding glutamine synthetase III yields MSTLRFKALETLPFKDFRKDNSVEIPAKLSELFCKNVFSEETMREYLTKEAFGSIMDAIKKGTKIQRHIADQVAVAMKDWAMSKGVTHYTHWFQPLTGTTAEKHDSFFTPIEGGRAIERFSGNMLIQQEPDASSFPNGGIRNTFEARGYTAWDPTSPAFIMGTTLCIPSIFISYTGETLDYKAPLLRALNAVDEAATNVMQYFDKNVTKVTPTLGWEQEYFLVDSALYQSRPDLVLTGKTLLGHSPAKGQQLDDHYFGSIPTRVMNFMKELEIECMKLGIPATTRHNEVAPNQFELAPMFEEVNVAVDHNSLLMDIMARVAHKHHFHILFHEKPFAGVNGSGKHNNWSLATDTGENLLSPGKNPKKNLQFLTFFVNTIKAVHEYADLLRASIASASNDHRLGANEAPPAIISVFIGSQLFSVLEELEKVTSGKLSPEEKTELKLNVVGKIPEILLDNTDRNRTSPFAFTGNKFEIRAVGSSANCAESMTVMNTIAAKQLNDFKKEVDALIETGLKKDEAIFNVLREYIKQCKNIMFEGDGYSDDWAKEAKKRGLNNLKTTPEALKQEMDKKFLDLYEEMGIFNHREVEARNEIKLEKYSTVIDIEARVLSDIARNHIIPSALNYQNRLIENVKGLKDIFGDKEFKTLAKEQMSLITSISENVSKIKLGVEDLIKAREAAKTISDSQKQAENYCNKVKPLFDPIREASDALEMMVDDELWPMTKYREMLFTK; encoded by the coding sequence ATGTCAACCTTAAGATTCAAAGCATTAGAAACCCTTCCATTTAAGGATTTCAGAAAAGACAACTCTGTTGAGATCCCTGCGAAATTATCAGAGCTATTCTGTAAAAATGTTTTCTCAGAAGAAACCATGAGAGAATATTTAACAAAAGAAGCATTCGGTTCTATCATGGATGCTATTAAAAAAGGAACTAAAATTCAGAGACATATTGCAGACCAGGTAGCTGTAGCGATGAAAGACTGGGCAATGAGCAAAGGTGTAACACACTATACGCACTGGTTTCAGCCTTTGACGGGTACTACTGCAGAAAAGCACGATTCTTTCTTCACTCCAATCGAAGGAGGTAGAGCCATTGAAAGATTCAGTGGAAACATGCTTATCCAGCAGGAGCCGGATGCATCATCTTTCCCTAACGGAGGTATCAGAAATACTTTTGAAGCAAGAGGTTATACAGCTTGGGACCCTACGTCTCCGGCATTCATTATGGGAACTACATTATGTATTCCTTCCATCTTCATTTCTTATACAGGAGAAACGTTAGATTATAAAGCACCTCTTTTAAGAGCTTTGAACGCTGTGGATGAAGCTGCAACGAATGTAATGCAGTATTTTGACAAAAATGTAACGAAGGTAACTCCTACTTTGGGTTGGGAGCAGGAATATTTCCTTGTTGATTCAGCATTATACCAATCTCGTCCTGACCTTGTATTAACAGGTAAGACCTTATTAGGACATTCTCCTGCAAAAGGACAGCAATTGGACGACCACTATTTCGGTTCTATTCCTACGAGAGTAATGAACTTCATGAAAGAGCTGGAAATCGAATGTATGAAATTGGGAATTCCTGCCACAACAAGACATAACGAGGTTGCCCCTAACCAGTTCGAGCTTGCACCAATGTTTGAAGAAGTGAACGTTGCGGTAGACCACAACTCTCTGTTGATGGATATTATGGCAAGAGTAGCACACAAACACCACTTCCACATTCTTTTCCACGAGAAACCATTCGCTGGAGTAAACGGAAGCGGAAAACACAACAACTGGTCTTTAGCAACAGATACTGGTGAAAACCTGTTAAGCCCTGGAAAAAATCCAAAGAAAAACTTACAGTTCCTGACATTCTTTGTTAACACCATTAAAGCGGTTCACGAATATGCAGATCTTCTAAGAGCAAGTATCGCTTCTGCAAGCAATGACCACAGACTTGGTGCCAACGAAGCGCCGCCGGCAATTATTTCCGTATTCATCGGAAGCCAGCTGTTCAGTGTATTGGAAGAACTTGAAAAGGTAACCAGCGGAAAATTATCTCCGGAAGAGAAAACAGAATTAAAATTAAATGTAGTTGGTAAGATTCCTGAAATCCTGTTGGATAACACAGACAGAAACAGAACTTCACCATTTGCATTTACAGGAAATAAATTTGAGATCAGAGCGGTAGGTTCTTCTGCAAACTGTGCAGAGTCTATGACCGTAATGAACACAATTGCAGCTAAACAGCTTAATGATTTCAAGAAAGAAGTGGATGCTTTAATTGAAACCGGTCTTAAGAAAGACGAAGCGATCTTTAATGTATTGAGAGAATACATCAAGCAGTGTAAAAACATTATGTTTGAAGGTGACGGATATTCTGATGACTGGGCGAAAGAGGCTAAGAAAAGAGGATTGAACAACCTTAAGACGACTCCTGAAGCTTTAAAACAGGAAATGGACAAGAAATTCCTAGACCTTTATGAAGAGATGGGAATTTTCAACCACAGAGAAGTTGAAGCGAGAAACGAGATTAAATTAGAGAAATACTCTACTGTAATTGATATTGAAGCAAGAGTGCTAAGTGATATCGCCAGAAATCACATCATTCCATCTGCATTAAATTATCAGAACAGATTAATTGAAAACGTAAAAGGTCTTAAAGATATCTTTGGTGATAAAGAATTTAAAACGCTGGCAAAAGAGCAAATGAGTTTAATTACAAGCATTTCTGAAAATGTTTCTAAAATCAAGCTTGGTGTTGAAGATCTTATCAAAGCCAGAGAGGCTGCAAAAACCATATCAGACAGCCAAAAACAGGCAGAAAACTATTGTAACAAAGTAAAACCATTATTTGATCCTATCAGAGAAGCTTCTGATGCTTTGGAAATGATGGTGGATGATGAGCTTTGGCCAATGACAAAATACAGAGAAATGTTGTTTACCAAATAA
- a CDS encoding C40 family peptidase, which produces MKKRVLFYLVALVSTVSLQSCATNYVVSKPATYTKEYKTDAKLASIDNKKMEQDKQKLIDSFLAEKAASIASAKKAVKNSEIAKAIKHNKTIDGILEEAETYLGTPYRYGGTTRNGIDCSAFVLSVFGAAAGLSLPRVAASQAQEGERVERGELQKGDLIFFSHGRRISHVGIVESVTEEGEIKFIHAATSKGVMISSLNDSYWGPKFRFAKRVINEEGEAYNNLAAATLPTPANF; this is translated from the coding sequence ATGAAGAAAAGAGTTTTGTTTTATTTAGTTGCTTTAGTCTCTACAGTTTCATTGCAATCGTGTGCTACAAATTATGTGGTTTCAAAACCAGCAACTTACACAAAAGAATACAAAACAGATGCCAAACTAGCTTCTATAGATAACAAAAAAATGGAGCAGGATAAGCAAAAACTTATCGACTCATTCCTTGCAGAAAAGGCGGCATCTATCGCTAGTGCTAAAAAAGCAGTTAAGAATTCTGAGATTGCAAAAGCAATCAAACATAATAAAACCATTGACGGTATCCTTGAAGAAGCTGAAACATACCTTGGAACTCCTTACAGATATGGAGGAACAACCAGAAACGGTATAGATTGTTCAGCTTTTGTTCTTTCTGTATTCGGAGCAGCAGCAGGTCTTAGCTTACCCAGAGTAGCGGCGTCTCAGGCTCAGGAAGGTGAAAGAGTAGAAAGAGGAGAACTACAGAAGGGAGATTTGATTTTCTTTTCTCATGGAAGAAGAATTTCTCACGTAGGTATTGTAGAAAGTGTTACTGAAGAAGGTGAGATTAAATTTATCCACGCAGCAACATCAAAAGGAGTAATGATTTCTTCACTGAATGATTCTTATTGGGGACCTAAATTCAGATTCGCAAAAAGAGTGATCAACGAAGAAGGAGAAGCTTACAATAACTTAGCAGCAGCTACTCTTCCTACACCCGCAAATTTTTAA
- a CDS encoding pentapeptide repeat-containing protein, whose protein sequence is MKQSYFSDEDFGSKDFTQLPLEKSEYENCTFRNCNFEYGNLSGFSFTDCEFIGCSLSMVKLIKTAFHRVVFKECKMFGLQFDDCNAFGLSFTFDGSSLNNSVFYQTSVKKTVFKNSKLIEVDFSECDLSNAVFSNCDLSGAVFDGTNLEKADFRTSVNYSIDPALNRLKKARFSLSEIHGLLYKLDIEIDKNS, encoded by the coding sequence ATGAAACAATCCTATTTCTCAGACGAAGATTTCGGGAGCAAAGATTTCACGCAACTTCCTTTAGAAAAAAGTGAGTACGAAAACTGTACGTTCAGAAACTGTAATTTTGAATACGGAAACCTATCCGGTTTCAGCTTTACAGACTGTGAATTTATCGGATGCAGTCTCAGTATGGTAAAACTGATCAAAACAGCATTTCACCGGGTTGTCTTTAAAGAATGTAAAATGTTCGGACTTCAGTTTGATGACTGCAATGCGTTCGGATTATCCTTTACTTTTGATGGAAGTTCATTAAACAATTCCGTTTTTTATCAGACATCCGTTAAAAAAACTGTTTTCAAAAATTCAAAATTAATTGAGGTAGATTTCAGTGAGTGTGATCTTTCCAATGCAGTCTTCAGTAACTGCGATCTGTCGGGCGCTGTTTTTGACGGCACAAACCTGGAAAAAGCAGATTTCCGGACTTCGGTTAATTATTCGATAGATCCGGCTTTAAATAGGCTTAAAAAGGCCAGATTTTCGCTTTCTGAGATCCATGGACTGTTATATAAGCTGGATATTGAAATTGATAAGAACAGTTGA
- the rodA gene encoding rod shape-determining protein RodA, whose protein sequence is MKWTEGIDKLGLGLYFLLCIFAIANIYSVDQKLGEKQLIFFCISLFVGLIIFVSRSKFFENMAGIIYIGGVLLLIGLFPFGKEILGQKNWYKFGSFTMQPVEFAKIGTALMLANYVSGPDFNLKNRKSLWTTLAIVGIPAAVVLAIPDVGSMLVFIAFFIALYREGLSGLLFGIGFIFAGVFLISLAIPPVYVAVAVLVIAGVLIAMNYHRMSWDVISISGIAGSILLLCGLAFGSPYILEKLPKHQRERIEVLYKGEKAFRDTSGYNLLYSKTAIGSGGLWGKGYREGSVTQGKFVPEQETDYIFCTVGEEWGFLGSAILIFCYMVYIGRIYYLAEQQKSTFNRVFGYCFASILLMHFSINLGMVMGLFPTVGIPLPYFSYGGSSLLAFSMMTFIFFKLNYSDKNSLV, encoded by the coding sequence ATGAAATGGACAGAAGGAATAGATAAACTTGGCCTTGGGCTGTATTTCCTGCTTTGCATTTTCGCGATTGCAAATATTTACAGTGTGGACCAGAAACTGGGTGAGAAACAGTTGATCTTTTTCTGTATCTCATTATTTGTGGGGCTTATCATCTTTGTCAGCAGAAGTAAATTCTTCGAGAATATGGCAGGGATTATTTATATTGGCGGTGTGTTGCTGCTGATAGGGCTTTTTCCGTTTGGTAAAGAAATCCTTGGCCAGAAGAACTGGTATAAATTCGGAAGTTTTACCATGCAGCCAGTGGAGTTCGCCAAAATAGGAACCGCTTTAATGCTCGCTAATTATGTTTCAGGACCTGATTTTAATCTTAAAAACAGAAAGTCTTTATGGACTACTTTAGCCATTGTTGGTATTCCGGCAGCAGTAGTTCTTGCTATTCCGGATGTGGGCTCCATGCTTGTATTTATTGCATTTTTCATTGCTTTATATAGAGAAGGACTGAGCGGGCTTTTATTTGGTATAGGATTTATTTTTGCCGGAGTTTTCCTGATCTCACTGGCTATTCCTCCTGTTTATGTTGCGGTTGCAGTTTTGGTGATTGCCGGTGTGCTGATTGCAATGAATTATCATAGAATGTCATGGGATGTGATTTCTATCTCAGGAATTGCAGGCTCTATTCTTTTACTGTGCGGACTCGCTTTCGGATCTCCTTATATTTTAGAGAAATTGCCCAAGCACCAGAGAGAAAGAATTGAAGTTCTTTACAAAGGGGAAAAGGCATTCAGAGATACTTCAGGATACAATCTTTTATATTCCAAAACAGCGATCGGATCCGGCGGGCTTTGGGGAAAAGGATACCGTGAGGGCTCTGTAACCCAGGGGAAATTTGTACCGGAACAGGAAACCGATTATATTTTTTGTACAGTTGGGGAAGAATGGGGCTTTTTAGGAAGTGCAATTCTTATCTTTTGCTATATGGTCTATATCGGAAGGATATATTATCTCGCAGAGCAGCAGAAATCAACTTTTAACCGTGTATTCGGATATTGCTTTGCCTCGATTCTGTTGATGCACTTTTCAATCAATCTGGGAATGGTAATGGGGCTTTTCCCGACAGTTGGGATTCCGCTTCCTTATTTCAGTTATGGAGGAAGTTCTTTACTGGCATTCTCTATGATGACTTTTATTTTCTTTAAACTTAATTACTCTGATAAGAACAGTTTGGTGTAA